In the Anaerotignum faecicola genome, GGTCCATGACTGTTAAAAATGCCGTTTTTATGGCGCCCATGTCTCTCGGATACGAGAGTCCGGACGGGACGGTCAATGAGACGATGCAGGAATACTGGCTGGCAAGAGCCAGAGGCGGCGTTGGCTGTATCATTACCGACGCGCTTTCTGTCGACCCGGATGTGCCGTATCTGGGAAATACTCTGTGCTTTAGAAATGAAGAGAGCATTGCATCCTACCGCCGTTTTACAGACAGAATCCATGAGTACGGGACAAAAATAATTCCGCAGATCACCCATCCGGGGC is a window encoding:
- a CDS encoding NADH-dependent flavin oxidoreductase, translated to MKSRLLEELKIGSMTVKNAVFMAPMSLGYESPDGTVNETMQEYWLARARGGVGCIITDALSVDPDVPYLGNTLCFRNEESIASYRRFTDRIHEYGTKIIPQITHPG